The following are from one region of the Cloacibacterium sp. TD35 genome:
- a CDS encoding efflux RND transporter periplasmic adaptor subunit translates to MKKIISIITMTLLLFSCGKKEETAKEEFEVVPAENQITLNDTQIKNAGIEIGNLGYEDISAKIILNGAVDVPPQNLASVSAPSGGYVRFIRHMPGMHVDKGETLAVLEDPQIVQLQQDYLLAKSNLGYAQKDYSRQSELNQSKAASDKAMQLAQTEAQNQNILMRGMAEKLRALGINPNNLNAGNIKRSVAVTSPVSGYISSVNVKMGQYVSPTERLFDVVNTGDIHLALKVFEKDLNKIALNQRVFAYTNQNPQKKYAANIILIGRDFQPDKSVIIHCHFMEYDKSLIPGTYMNAEVETKTETGNTVPDDAVVTWESKQYIFEEVQPKNYKMFPVTIGNSENGRTEILNLDEKAKNKKFVTKGAYYLLMGLKNVEE, encoded by the coding sequence ATGAAAAAAATAATTTCAATTATAACGATGACGCTTCTACTCTTTTCTTGTGGCAAAAAAGAAGAAACTGCCAAAGAAGAATTTGAAGTAGTACCTGCTGAAAACCAAATTACACTAAACGATACTCAAATTAAAAATGCGGGTATAGAAATAGGAAATTTAGGATACGAAGATATTTCAGCAAAAATAATCCTCAACGGAGCTGTAGATGTTCCGCCTCAGAATTTAGCAAGCGTTTCTGCACCAAGTGGCGGTTATGTGCGTTTTATTCGTCATATGCCAGGAATGCACGTAGATAAAGGTGAAACTTTGGCTGTTTTAGAAGATCCACAGATTGTTCAGTTACAGCAAGATTATCTTTTGGCAAAATCTAATTTAGGTTACGCACAGAAAGATTACTCTAGACAAAGTGAATTAAATCAAAGCAAAGCTGCATCAGATAAAGCGATGCAACTCGCCCAAACTGAAGCTCAAAATCAAAATATTTTGATGAGAGGAATGGCTGAAAAATTGAGAGCTCTTGGAATAAATCCGAATAATCTGAACGCTGGAAACATCAAAAGAAGTGTAGCAGTTACATCGCCAGTTTCTGGTTATATTTCTAGTGTAAATGTGAAAATGGGACAATATGTTTCGCCTACAGAAAGACTTTTTGATGTAGTAAACACAGGAGATATTCATCTTGCTCTAAAGGTCTTTGAAAAAGATTTGAATAAAATTGCTTTAAACCAAAGAGTTTTTGCCTATACCAACCAAAATCCACAGAAAAAATACGCCGCAAATATTATTTTAATTGGTAGAGATTTTCAACCAGACAAATCTGTAATCATTCATTGTCATTTTATGGAATATGACAAAAGTTTAATCCCTGGAACATACATGAATGCAGAAGTAGAAACTAAAACTGAAACAGGCAATACTGTTCCAGATGATGCCGTGGTAACTTGGGAAAGCAAACAATATATTTTTGAAGAAGTACAACCAAAAAACTATAAAATGTTTCCTGTAACCATAGGAAATTCGGAAAATGGTAGAACAGAAATTTTGAACCTTGACGAAAAGGCTAAAAACAAGAAATTTGTAACGAAAGGAGCTTATTATCTATTGATGGGACTTAAAAATGTAGAAGAATAA
- a CDS encoding cytochrome b/b6 domain-containing protein: MKKFTATHRIIHWVIAISMFVLLATGFLRMYWMGRKTISAAINNELTAKGLALPEESVRAIAKSIINPMFEWHVNFAYILVFAFVLRIIYMLVKGIKFPNPFSKTASGKEKFQGTIYFIFYILVAVEAATGMMLKFELAGENILEKAEEIHKLAIYWMPAFIVIHFVGITVAELTNKKGIVSKMIGGE, translated from the coding sequence ATGAAAAAATTTACCGCAACACATAGAATAATACATTGGGTTATCGCAATTTCAATGTTCGTATTATTAGCCACTGGATTTTTAAGAATGTATTGGATGGGCAGAAAAACCATTTCTGCTGCTATCAATAACGAACTTACCGCTAAAGGTTTAGCATTACCAGAAGAAAGCGTTCGTGCTATTGCAAAATCCATAATCAATCCAATGTTTGAGTGGCACGTTAACTTTGCTTATATATTGGTTTTTGCTTTTGTTTTAAGGATAATTTATATGCTGGTAAAAGGCATTAAATTCCCTAATCCTTTTTCTAAAACGGCTTCTGGAAAAGAAAAATTCCAAGGGACTATTTATTTTATTTTCTACATTTTAGTGGCGGTAGAAGCTGCAACAGGTATGATGTTAAAATTTGAATTAGCTGGAGAAAATATTTTAGAAAAAGCCGAAGAAATTCACAAACTAGCCATTTATTGGATGCCTGCATTCATCGTTATTCACTTTGTAGGGATTACAGTTGCAGAATTGACCAACAAAAAAGGAATTGTTTCTAAAATGATTGGAGGAGAATAA
- a CDS encoding TolC family protein: MKEKFLKIFTFLIFGIGFSQTPISLESAINKALNNNLAIKDGTLKVQYQEKMQRSATVIDPLMISGEIGQMNSAYVDNKFSVSQTIRLPKFYNSQKKVLAEEYKNSMLQLDVHKWQIKKEISLIYNELKYLDEKKKLLTKADSIFSQYYKRAELRLKKGESNLLEKATAENLRSQAELQLNALEKDREISLQKFNFLINDGTFYQNDKEKYAVLDINNLSENFSGNPIILKQLEQEKNIQNAKLLAEKSKLTPSFNIGYNNMSMYGTGADDKFYERSARFHSGMVGIGLPVFNSAQKSVIEAQKINQQIAENNYQLGSLKLKNQYTQNFNLYQKLTNEISYYQKTGLANSESILKTANNQYYNGEINYLEWTLLVNQAFEIENKYTDRLKELNDIIIEINALKSDN; the protein is encoded by the coding sequence ATGAAAGAAAAATTTTTAAAAATATTCACTTTTCTAATTTTTGGAATAGGATTTTCACAAACTCCTATTTCGTTAGAAAGTGCCATCAATAAAGCTCTGAACAATAACCTAGCCATCAAAGACGGAACATTAAAGGTACAATACCAAGAAAAAATGCAACGTTCTGCTACAGTTATTGACCCATTGATGATATCTGGAGAAATCGGGCAAATGAATTCAGCTTATGTTGACAATAAATTTTCGGTTTCTCAAACAATTAGATTACCAAAATTTTACAACAGTCAGAAGAAAGTTTTAGCAGAAGAATATAAAAATTCTATGTTACAATTAGATGTTCATAAGTGGCAAATCAAAAAAGAAATTTCTTTGATTTACAATGAGTTAAAATATCTAGACGAGAAGAAAAAACTGCTCACAAAAGCAGACAGCATCTTTTCTCAATATTACAAAAGAGCAGAACTCAGACTGAAAAAAGGAGAAAGCAATCTCTTAGAAAAAGCGACTGCCGAAAACTTGAGAAGTCAAGCAGAATTACAACTCAATGCACTTGAAAAAGACAGAGAAATTTCTTTGCAGAAATTTAATTTCCTCATCAATGATGGAACTTTTTACCAAAATGATAAAGAAAAATATGCTGTTTTAGACATTAACAATCTTAGCGAAAATTTCTCAGGAAATCCAATTATTTTAAAACAATTGGAGCAAGAAAAAAACATTCAAAACGCTAAACTTTTGGCTGAAAAATCTAAGCTTACTCCTAGTTTTAACATTGGATACAACAATATGTCTATGTACGGAACTGGTGCAGATGATAAATTCTATGAGCGTTCGGCAAGATTTCACTCTGGAATGGTAGGAATAGGTTTACCTGTTTTCAATTCTGCACAAAAATCAGTGATTGAAGCGCAGAAAATCAACCAACAAATCGCTGAAAATAATTATCAGCTAGGTTCATTAAAACTGAAAAATCAATACACACAGAACTTTAATCTTTATCAAAAACTAACGAATGAGATTTCATACTATCAGAAAACAGGTTTGGCAAACAGCGAAAGCATCTTAAAAACTGCCAATAACCAGTATTATAACGGAGAAATCAATTATTTAGAATGGACTCTTTTAGTGAATCAAGCATTTGAAATTGAAAACAAATACACGGATCGATTAAAAGAACTCAATGACATTATTATAGAAATCAACGCGCTGAAAAGCGATAATTAA
- a CDS encoding efflux RND transporter permease subunit: protein MLNKIIEFSIKNKLIITLFTLGLIIYGIFEVRKLPIDAVPDITDNQVQIITVSPSLGAPDVERFITFPLEQANNNIAGIKQMRSFSRFGLSVITIVFNDEVDLHWARQQVAERLQQVSKDIPTSLGTPSMAPISTGLGEIYQYVVRPKKGYEHRYNAMQLRTIQDWIVRRQLLGTEGVADVASFGGDLKQYEVAVNPSQLKSMGVTMNEVFDALQKNNQNTGGAYIEKGPSVLFIRTEGLMGKITDIENTVVKNLEDGTPILIKNIGTVQYGKAIRYGAMTYNGKGEVAGAVVMMMKGENSNEVIKKVKTRIEEIQKTLPEGVKIDAFLDRTKMVNNAIGTVEKNLLEGALIVVFVLVLFLGNLRAGFLVASVIPLSMLFAIIMMNIFGVSGNLMSLGALDFGLIVDGAVIIVEAVLHRLQHLKVYQNQSISQTMMDDEVYTSSSKMMNSAVFGQIIILIVYLPILTLEGVEGKMFIPMAQTVIFALLGAFILSLTYIPMMSSLVLSKKIDNKKTISDKMIEKIEKNYDKSLERVLKIPNLIFFGIVSVFFFAIFIMTRLGGEFIPSLPEGDFAVDTRVLPGSNLKTSTEAVMKSQQILLKKFPEIEKIVGKTGSSEIPTDPMPIDASDMMIILKPRAEWTSATTYDELSEKMSAELKKNMIGVTYSFQYPVAMRFNELMTGARQDVVCKIYGENLDTLKVYAEKLGKISKKIQGAQNIYVEPVSGMPQIVITYKREAMSQFGLNVSDVNNIVNTAFAGQATGSVFEGEKKFDLVVRLDGNQRKNVDDVNNLLISTPSGIEIPLSTVADVDLKESINQIQRENAQRRIIVGFNVRNRDIQSTVEDLQQNVEKQLKLPAGYSIKYGGTFENLQQAKSRLAIAVPVSLLLILLMLYFAFNSVKYGLLIFSAIPLSAIGGILSLWLRDMNFSISAGVGFIALFGVAVLNGIVLISEFNRQKTIQPDLKTAVIIGGRTRLRPVLMTAFVASLGFLPMAISTGEGAEVQRPLATVVIGGLLLATYLTLYLLPVMYIWFEKHFPDTRRNLHEISDDEDGYQL from the coding sequence ATGCTTAACAAAATAATAGAATTTTCCATCAAGAATAAACTGATTATCACTTTATTCACGCTTGGTTTAATCATTTATGGAATATTTGAGGTAAGAAAATTACCTATAGATGCTGTTCCTGATATTACAGATAATCAGGTACAGATTATTACAGTCTCTCCGAGTTTGGGAGCACCAGATGTAGAAAGATTCATTACTTTTCCGCTAGAACAAGCCAACAATAATATTGCAGGAATTAAACAAATGCGTAGTTTTTCGCGTTTCGGACTTTCTGTAATTACCATTGTTTTTAATGATGAAGTAGATTTACATTGGGCACGTCAACAAGTTGCAGAAAGACTACAGCAGGTTTCTAAAGACATTCCTACCAGTTTAGGAACGCCTTCTATGGCACCCATTTCTACAGGTTTAGGAGAAATTTATCAATATGTAGTTCGCCCGAAAAAAGGCTATGAACACCGTTACAATGCGATGCAACTCAGAACCATTCAAGATTGGATTGTTCGTAGACAATTATTAGGGACAGAAGGAGTTGCAGATGTAGCGAGTTTCGGCGGAGATTTAAAACAATATGAAGTTGCCGTAAATCCTTCTCAACTGAAATCTATGGGCGTAACCATGAACGAAGTTTTTGATGCATTACAAAAAAACAATCAAAATACTGGCGGCGCTTATATAGAAAAAGGTCCGAGTGTTCTTTTTATCAGAACTGAAGGATTAATGGGTAAAATTACAGATATTGAGAACACTGTAGTTAAAAATTTAGAAGACGGAACTCCAATTCTTATTAAAAACATTGGAACCGTACAATACGGAAAAGCCATCAGATACGGCGCGATGACCTACAATGGAAAAGGAGAAGTTGCAGGAGCCGTGGTGATGATGATGAAAGGAGAAAACTCAAACGAAGTCATTAAAAAAGTAAAAACAAGAATAGAAGAAATTCAAAAAACATTACCAGAAGGCGTAAAAATCGATGCATTCTTAGACCGAACCAAAATGGTTAATAATGCGATAGGAACGGTAGAAAAAAACCTTTTAGAAGGAGCATTAATTGTTGTTTTCGTATTGGTATTATTCCTAGGAAATCTGCGTGCTGGATTTTTGGTAGCTTCTGTTATTCCGCTCTCCATGCTTTTTGCCATCATTATGATGAACATTTTTGGAGTTTCAGGAAATTTAATGAGTCTAGGTGCACTAGATTTCGGGTTAATTGTGGATGGAGCCGTCATCATTGTAGAAGCGGTTTTGCATAGATTACAACACTTGAAAGTCTATCAAAACCAAAGCATTTCTCAAACCATGATGGATGACGAAGTCTATACTTCTTCCAGCAAAATGATGAATTCTGCGGTGTTTGGACAAATTATTATTCTTATCGTTTACTTACCGATTCTCACTTTAGAAGGTGTAGAAGGTAAAATGTTTATTCCGATGGCGCAAACCGTAATTTTTGCATTATTGGGAGCATTTATTCTTTCTTTAACCTATATCCCGATGATGAGCTCTCTTGTCTTGTCTAAAAAAATTGACAATAAGAAGACCATTTCGGATAAAATGATTGAAAAAATTGAGAAAAACTACGATAAATCATTAGAAAGAGTTTTAAAAATTCCTAATTTAATATTCTTCGGGATTGTTTCAGTATTTTTCTTTGCCATCTTTATAATGACTAGACTTGGAGGAGAATTTATTCCTAGTCTTCCTGAAGGAGATTTCGCAGTAGACACCAGAGTTTTACCAGGTAGTAATCTGAAAACCTCTACAGAAGCGGTGATGAAATCTCAACAGATCTTGTTGAAAAAATTCCCAGAAATAGAGAAAATTGTAGGAAAAACAGGGAGCTCCGAAATCCCAACCGACCCTATGCCAATTGACGCGAGTGATATGATGATTATCTTAAAACCTCGTGCTGAATGGACTTCTGCTACAACCTATGATGAACTCTCCGAAAAAATGTCTGCCGAACTGAAAAAAAATATGATTGGCGTGACCTACTCTTTCCAATATCCTGTTGCAATGAGATTTAATGAATTAATGACTGGAGCGAGACAAGACGTAGTTTGTAAAATTTATGGAGAAAATCTAGATACCTTAAAAGTTTATGCAGAAAAACTAGGTAAGATTTCTAAAAAAATACAGGGCGCACAAAACATTTATGTAGAACCCGTTTCAGGAATGCCACAGATTGTGATTACTTACAAACGTGAAGCCATGTCACAGTTTGGACTTAATGTAAGTGATGTCAACAATATCGTAAATACCGCTTTTGCAGGACAAGCTACAGGCTCTGTATTCGAAGGAGAAAAGAAATTTGATTTGGTGGTTCGTTTAGACGGAAACCAAAGAAAAAATGTAGATGATGTAAACAACTTACTCATTTCTACCCCTTCTGGAATCGAAATTCCGCTCAGTACAGTAGCTGATGTAGACCTTAAAGAAAGTATCAACCAAATTCAGCGTGAAAATGCTCAGCGAAGAATCATCGTTGGTTTTAATGTAAGAAACCGAGATATACAGTCTACGGTAGAAGATTTACAACAAAATGTAGAAAAACAATTGAAACTTCCTGCTGGTTATTCCATAAAATATGGTGGAACTTTTGAAAATCTTCAACAAGCGAAATCCCGTTTAGCAATAGCCGTTCCGGTGAGTTTATTATTAATTTTATTGATGCTGTATTTTGCATTTAATTCAGTAAAATACGGATTGCTCATCTTCTCTGCTATTCCGCTTTCCGCGATTGGAGGAATCCTCTCGCTCTGGTTAAGAGATATGAATTTCAGTATTTCTGCAGGAGTAGGTTTCATAGCATTATTTGGGGTTGCGGTTTTAAATGGTATTGTTCTTATTTCGGAATTTAACCGCCAAAAAACAATACAGCCAGATTTAAAAACTGCAGTGATTATAGGTGGTAGAACCAGATTAAGACCTGTTTTAATGACTGCATTTGTAGCATCTTTAGGATTCTTGCCAATGGCAATTTCTACAGGTGAAGGTGCAGAAGTTCAGAGACCTCTCGCTACAGTTGTAATTGGTGGTTTATTATTAGCCACTTACCTTACACTCTATTTATTGCCAGTAATGTACATTTGGTTCGAAAAACACTTCCCAGATACTCGTAGAAATCTACACGAAATAAGTGATGACGAAGATGGTTATCAACTTTAA
- a CDS encoding GNAT family N-acetyltransferase: MITKATIKDIPLIQDLAQKSWRSHYPGIISHEQIDFMLDLMYSEEEITSQFNNPNYHYYLLGNEENFYGIMGFENHYEQNTTKLHRIYITEDGKGKGLGKEAIQFLKNQILEVGDQRIILNVNKENPSYHFYLSQGFKVYEEGVFDIGNGFVMDDYLMEWNA, encoded by the coding sequence ATGATCACAAAAGCCACCATAAAAGACATTCCTTTAATTCAAGATTTAGCGCAAAAATCTTGGAGAAGTCATTATCCGGGAATTATTTCCCATGAACAAATAGATTTCATGCTGGATTTAATGTATTCTGAAGAAGAAATCACCAGTCAATTCAATAATCCCAATTATCATTACTATCTTTTGGGTAATGAAGAAAATTTCTATGGAATCATGGGCTTCGAAAATCATTACGAACAAAACACTACTAAACTCCATAGAATCTACATTACCGAAGATGGAAAAGGAAAAGGTCTAGGAAAAGAAGCTATTCAGTTTCTTAAAAATCAAATTCTAGAAGTAGGCGACCAAAGAATTATTCTTAATGTCAATAAGGAAAATCCATCTTATCATTTTTACCTTTCACAAGGCTTCAAAGTCTATGAAGAAGGCGTCTTTGACATTGGAAATGGCTTCGTGATGGACGATTACCTGATGGAATGGAATGCATAA
- a CDS encoding M48 family metallopeptidase, with the protein MSFTKAYGKYFDGHTSKPYDVELEIWPEKKISFYFNNRKLNWNFEEVSFEKNSDTLYITKKENHAESLRIDNPYIINLIYQSAKKSRNISWYQNILDLGFKFYAIATVTVVAAIALFYVFVIPWMSERVTEITPVEFDNKIGDSQYNQMESILEIDQKKSRILQEFASNIDFETSRKLTFKVVNDSEVNAYALPNGTILVHSGILDKISNYEQLAALLGHEATHVKERHSIKILSRAISGYIIVSAVTGDVNGIMYTIADNANQLNNLSYSRDFEESSDAGSYQILRKNKINPKGLEELFSILKEKEGLEIPKILSTHPITNDRINFAKKLIHQNEYTSIPHQELEQLFTELKK; encoded by the coding sequence ATGAGTTTTACTAAAGCATATGGTAAATATTTTGACGGCCATACTTCTAAACCCTATGACGTAGAGTTAGAAATATGGCCCGAAAAAAAAATTTCTTTTTACTTCAATAATCGAAAGCTCAATTGGAATTTCGAGGAAGTTTCTTTTGAAAAAAATAGCGATACGCTCTACATTACCAAAAAAGAGAATCACGCAGAAAGTTTAAGAATAGACAATCCTTACATTATCAATCTTATTTACCAATCTGCTAAAAAATCTCGAAACATTTCATGGTACCAAAACATTCTAGATTTAGGATTTAAATTTTATGCAATTGCCACCGTTACAGTAGTTGCAGCGATTGCTTTATTTTATGTTTTTGTGATTCCTTGGATGAGTGAGCGTGTTACCGAAATCACGCCTGTAGAATTTGACAATAAGATAGGAGATTCTCAATACAACCAGATGGAAAGTATTCTTGAAATTGACCAAAAAAAATCAAGAATCCTTCAAGAATTTGCTTCAAATATCGATTTTGAAACTTCTAGAAAACTGACGTTCAAAGTAGTAAATGATAGTGAAGTAAACGCTTATGCTTTGCCAAACGGAACCATCTTGGTACATTCAGGAATTTTAGATAAAATATCTAATTATGAGCAATTAGCTGCGCTTCTTGGCCACGAAGCTACTCACGTGAAAGAAAGACACAGCATCAAAATTCTTTCGAGAGCCATTTCTGGCTACATTATAGTTTCTGCTGTAACTGGCGATGTAAACGGAATTATGTATACCATTGCAGATAATGCCAATCAATTGAATAATCTATCTTATTCTAGAGATTTTGAAGAATCTTCTGATGCAGGAAGTTATCAGATTCTCAGAAAAAATAAAATCAATCCTAAAGGTTTAGAAGAACTGTTCTCTATCTTAAAAGAGAAAGAAGGTCTAGAAATCCCTAAAATTCTTTCTACTCATCCTATCACGAATGACAGAATAAATTTTGCCAAAAAATTAATTCATCAAAACGAATATACCTCAATTCCGCATCAAGAATTAGAACAACTTTTTACCGAACTCAAAAAATGA
- a CDS encoding YjgN family protein, whose amino-acid sequence MEKTDMRNYSSSFRGKGSEFFGVVVINWLLTVITLGLYYPWAKERTLKYLYANTYLENDRFQFSGTGKEMFVGFIKVFGMFLFLYLAFLFAAQSQNAALSAIILLLFYAFILGIIPFAIHGFYRYRMSRTSWRGIRFGYRGDRSTLVKMYFRDLFLTILTFGIYSSWMTIHLRNYTLSNVKFGSASFKHHANGDDYFFLNLKGVILTYITLGIYSFWFQRDIINFYFDHLSLHHHDKKVKFKSHLSAGDIFELLIINLIIIVFTLGLGYAFTEVRTLTTMFSKLQIYGDIDLDAIQQTEAEYKNAFGDEALDVMDLSGVI is encoded by the coding sequence ATGGAGAAAACTGACATGAGAAACTACTCTTCTTCTTTCAGAGGAAAAGGCAGCGAATTTTTTGGCGTAGTTGTTATCAACTGGCTATTGACTGTTATTACTTTGGGATTATATTATCCTTGGGCAAAAGAAAGAACCCTAAAATATTTGTACGCGAACACTTACTTAGAAAATGACAGATTTCAATTTTCTGGAACAGGAAAAGAAATGTTCGTAGGTTTTATTAAAGTATTTGGAATGTTTTTATTCCTGTATTTAGCATTTTTATTTGCTGCACAATCACAAAACGCGGCACTTTCTGCGATAATTCTTCTTTTATTCTATGCATTTATTTTAGGAATTATCCCTTTTGCTATTCACGGATTTTACAGATATAGAATGTCTAGAACTTCATGGAGAGGAATAAGATTCGGTTACAGAGGAGACAGAAGCACTTTGGTAAAAATGTATTTCAGAGATTTATTTTTGACCATACTTACGTTCGGGATTTATAGCTCTTGGATGACAATTCACCTTAGAAATTACACCTTGAGTAATGTGAAATTTGGGAGCGCATCATTTAAACATCATGCAAATGGTGATGATTATTTTTTCCTCAATTTAAAAGGAGTAATTTTAACCTATATTACGCTAGGAATTTACAGTTTTTGGTTCCAAAGAGACATCATTAACTTTTATTTTGACCATTTAAGTCTTCATCATCATGACAAAAAGGTTAAATTCAAATCTCACCTTAGTGCAGGAGATATTTTTGAATTATTAATCATCAATTTAATTATTATTGTTTTCACGTTAGGATTAGGTTATGCTTTTACAGAAGTGAGAACTTTAACTACTATGTTTTCCAAACTTCAGATTTATGGCGATATCGATTTAGATGCGATTCAACAGACTGAAGCAGAATACAAAAACGCTTTCGGAGACGAAGCATTAGATGTAATGGATTTAAGCGGAGTAATCTAA
- the dapA gene encoding 4-hydroxy-tetrahydrodipicolinate synthase, with product MSNLKGVGVALVTPFNEDLSVDFDSLTRLVEYNIENGTNYLVVLGTTAEAATLSAAEKQEVIKHVIKINNKRLPLVLGIGGNNTLEVKKQIEEADLTDFDAVLSVSPYYNKPNQEGLYQHYKMLASTGKQIIIYNVPGRTGQNIEASTTLRLANEFPNLFMIKEAAPNILQYFDILRKKPANFSLVSGDDEYTLPVTLAGGDGVISVIGQGYPKEFSTMVQLAFEGKVKEAYEIHNKLVEITRLIFAEGNPCGIKTVLAEKGIIKNYLRLPLVVASEGLQAKIKAEMAKI from the coding sequence ATGAGTAACTTAAAAGGAGTAGGTGTAGCATTAGTAACACCTTTCAACGAAGATTTATCAGTAGATTTTGATTCGCTAACGAGATTAGTAGAATACAACATCGAAAATGGCACCAATTATTTAGTAGTTCTAGGAACCACAGCAGAAGCTGCTACTCTTTCTGCAGCAGAAAAACAAGAAGTTATAAAACACGTTATAAAGATTAATAATAAACGTTTACCATTGGTTTTAGGAATCGGTGGAAACAACACTCTAGAAGTTAAAAAACAAATTGAAGAAGCAGATTTAACTGATTTTGATGCAGTTCTATCAGTATCTCCTTACTATAACAAACCAAACCAAGAAGGACTTTATCAGCATTACAAAATGCTGGCTTCTACAGGAAAACAAATTATTATTTATAACGTTCCGGGAAGAACTGGTCAAAACATAGAGGCTTCTACCACATTGCGTTTAGCAAATGAGTTCCCTAATCTTTTTATGATTAAAGAAGCAGCACCAAACATCTTACAATATTTTGATATTTTAAGAAAAAAACCCGCAAATTTCTCTTTAGTTTCTGGAGATGATGAATATACGCTTCCAGTAACTTTAGCTGGTGGAGATGGTGTAATTTCTGTAATTGGACAAGGTTATCCTAAGGAATTTTCTACAATGGTACAACTTGCTTTCGAAGGAAAAGTAAAAGAAGCTTATGAAATTCACAACAAATTGGTAGAAATTACCAGACTTATTTTTGCTGAAGGAAATCCTTGCGGAATTAAAACCGTTTTAGCAGAGAAAGGAATTATCAAAAACTACTTAAGACTGCCTCTAGTTGTTGCTTCTGAAGGCTTACAAGCCAAAATAAAAGCAGAAATGGCAAAAATTTAA
- a CDS encoding 5'-nucleotidase C-terminal domain-containing protein translates to MKNKIWLLAIVALTASACRTPLQVAQVQPQKNTSITSEIAENQNFVSVIAPYKVELEKKMNSKISYTSVDLNKSGDNSNLGNLLADFTYDGAEEWGEKNNIDIDAAVINIGGIRSTIGAGDILTKHVFEVMPFENEVVIVKMKGSDLRGLFQYYIETQKNNPVSHLYIETENGKINQALIDGENVEDDKVYYIATSDYLALGGDNMKFFSKGELISTGIKLRDLFLEYFKKNPEVKANTDIRLNFKGKN, encoded by the coding sequence ATGAAAAATAAAATTTGGTTGTTGGCCATCGTTGCACTTACTGCTTCTGCTTGCAGAACACCGCTTCAAGTGGCTCAAGTTCAACCGCAGAAAAATACTTCTATTACTTCTGAAATTGCAGAAAATCAGAATTTCGTATCCGTTATTGCTCCTTACAAAGTAGAGTTGGAGAAAAAAATGAATTCTAAAATTTCGTACACTTCTGTAGACCTTAATAAATCGGGTGACAATTCTAATTTAGGGAACCTTTTAGCAGATTTTACTTATGATGGAGCAGAAGAATGGGGCGAAAAAAATAATATTGACATAGATGCTGCAGTAATTAACATCGGTGGAATTCGTTCTACGATTGGTGCAGGAGATATTTTGACCAAACATGTTTTCGAAGTAATGCCTTTTGAAAATGAAGTGGTAATCGTAAAAATGAAAGGGAGTGATTTAAGAGGTTTATTTCAATATTATATAGAAACACAGAAAAATAACCCCGTTTCTCATCTTTACATAGAAACAGAAAACGGTAAAATTAATCAAGCCTTAATCGATGGCGAAAACGTGGAAGATGATAAGGTGTATTACATCGCTACATCTGATTATCTTGCTTTAGGTGGTGATAATATGAAATTTTTCAGCAAAGGAGAACTCATTTCTACAGGAATTAAATTAAGAGATTTATTTTTAGAATATTTCAAGAAAAATCCAGAAGTAAAAGCTAATACAGACATTCGTTTAAATTTTAAAGGAAAAAACTAA